One region of Azoarcus sp. CIB genomic DNA includes:
- a CDS encoding SRPBCC family protein, with amino-acid sequence MRPSASNQYHLTTLWQLDAPLETVWDVITHPERWPDWWAGVESVVALDPGDTDGIGARQHYTWKGRLPYRLRFTSCVTRVERHRLLEAQVVGEVEGIGRWHFTFSDGMTILRYEWLVCTRPLWMNLLAPLARPVFRWNHDSLMRAGGLGLARHICARLHCHETRSS; translated from the coding sequence ATGCGGCCGTCGGCCAGCAATCAATATCACCTCACAACGCTCTGGCAACTCGACGCTCCGCTCGAAACCGTCTGGGACGTCATTACGCACCCCGAACGCTGGCCCGACTGGTGGGCCGGCGTCGAATCCGTGGTCGCTCTGGACCCCGGCGACACCGACGGCATCGGCGCGCGCCAGCACTACACCTGGAAAGGGCGCCTGCCCTACCGCCTGCGCTTCACCAGCTGCGTCACCCGGGTCGAGCGCCACCGTCTCCTTGAAGCGCAGGTCGTCGGTGAAGTCGAAGGCATCGGCCGCTGGCACTTCACCTTCAGCGACGGAATGACGATCCTCCGCTACGAATGGCTCGTCTGCACCAGGCCCCTGTGGATGAACCTGCTCGCCCCCCTGGCCCGTCCCGTGTTCCGCTGGAACCACGATTCCCTCATGCGCGCGGGCGGCCTCGGCCTCGCCCGCCACATCTGCGCCCGGCTGCACTGTCACGAGACCCGGTCCTCATGA
- a CDS encoding cupredoxin domain-containing protein, with the protein MIRVRPVSTTSSRPLARRLVAAGCLASSVAWAPNLPAQDQTVPATIDSDGVQRITIVGGSYFFRPDRILARAGKPLHLIVRMEEGIVPHRFVLDGPDGKPVADIELATTPKTVQIDLPPGQYSFHCPSRLLMFKSHRERGMSGTLEIRN; encoded by the coding sequence ATGATCCGCGTGCGGCCCGTCTCTACCACCTCTTCCCGTCCTCTTGCCCGGCGCCTCGTCGCCGCGGGCTGCCTCGCGTCGTCCGTCGCCTGGGCGCCGAATCTTCCCGCTCAGGACCAGACCGTCCCCGCCACCATCGACAGCGACGGCGTCCAGCGCATCACCATCGTCGGCGGGAGCTACTTCTTCAGGCCTGATCGCATCCTCGCCAGGGCCGGTAAGCCGCTTCACCTCATCGTCAGGATGGAGGAGGGCATCGTCCCGCACCGTTTCGTGCTCGACGGCCCGGACGGCAAACCGGTCGCCGATATCGAACTCGCCACGACGCCGAAGACGGTGCAGATCGACCTGCCGCCGGGGCAGTATTCATTCCACTGCCCGAGTCGCCTCCTCATGTTCAAGAGCCACCGCGAACGCGGCATGTCCGGCACGCTCGAAATCCGCAACTAG
- a CDS encoding chromate transporter, protein MTPAAPDHPRPRSPLHLFIAFTVLALQGFGGVLAVAQRELVDRRRWMTREEFVDAYSVAQLLPGPNVVNLSLMLGDRFFGWRGAFAAISGMLFAPLVLVIVLAASYNQLASFPAVAGALRGMGAVAAGLILAMALKMLGTLRRNPLGPVLCALLGLTTLVAVTVFRAPLAWVVIGLGTAGWCIARWCIVRRENGR, encoded by the coding sequence GTGACACCCGCTGCGCCAGACCACCCCCGCCCGCGCTCGCCGCTGCATCTGTTCATCGCCTTCACCGTGCTTGCGCTGCAAGGTTTCGGCGGGGTGCTCGCCGTCGCACAGCGCGAGCTCGTCGACCGCCGCCGCTGGATGACGCGGGAGGAGTTCGTCGATGCCTATTCCGTCGCGCAGCTGCTGCCCGGCCCCAACGTCGTCAATCTGTCGTTGATGCTCGGCGACCGCTTCTTCGGCTGGCGCGGCGCGTTCGCGGCGATCAGCGGGATGCTGTTCGCGCCGCTGGTGCTGGTGATCGTGCTCGCCGCGAGCTACAACCAGCTCGCGAGCTTCCCTGCGGTGGCCGGCGCCCTGCGCGGGATGGGGGCCGTGGCGGCGGGGCTGATCCTCGCGATGGCACTGAAGATGCTCGGCACGCTGCGACGCAATCCGCTCGGGCCGGTGCTGTGCGCGCTGCTCGGGCTGACGACCCTGGTCGCGGTGACCGTGTTCCGGGCGCCGCTCGCGTGGGTCGTGATCGGGCTGGGCACGGCCGGCTGGTGCATCGCGCGCTGGTGCATCGTACGCCGGGAGAACGGCCGATGA
- a CDS encoding chromate transporter → MGSLPLADLVDLFLRFLMLSLLSIGGAMSTAPEMHRFLVAERGWLDDAEFTTAIALAQAAPGPNVLFVPVLGFQVAGVVGAAAALLGILLPSTLLSLGVSRWGAQRRDAPAVRAFTAGLAPVSVGLVFATGWLLSLPFIAAPDHRLGALALIAATMAVTLKTRFAPIWMIVVGATVGALGGV, encoded by the coding sequence ATGGGCAGCCTGCCGCTGGCCGACCTCGTCGACCTCTTCCTGCGCTTCCTGATGCTGTCGCTGCTGTCGATCGGCGGCGCGATGTCGACGGCGCCCGAGATGCATCGCTTCCTCGTCGCCGAGCGCGGCTGGCTCGACGATGCGGAATTCACGACCGCGATCGCGCTGGCGCAGGCCGCACCGGGGCCGAACGTGCTGTTTGTACCCGTGCTGGGCTTCCAGGTCGCCGGTGTGGTCGGCGCCGCCGCTGCGCTGCTCGGCATCCTGCTGCCTTCCACGCTGCTGTCGCTGGGCGTGAGCCGCTGGGGGGCGCAGCGCCGCGATGCGCCGGCGGTGCGCGCCTTTACTGCAGGCCTCGCTCCGGTGTCGGTCGGACTGGTGTTCGCGACCGGCTGGCTGCTGAGCCTGCCCTTCATCGCGGCGCCGGATCACCGGCTTGGCGCGCTGGCGCTGATCGCGGCGACCATGGCCGTGACCTTGAAGACGCGGTTTGCACCAATCTGGATGATCGTCGTCGGCGCAACGGTCGGCGCACTGGGCGGAGTCTGA
- a CDS encoding EAL domain-containing protein, whose product MAAQLPGSCCSSRPLQAAGALLKRARSALPQLFAGRVSMTRFVAHQVIVFVALLLVAIQLVTLVALNWAVSENARESVRKEVEVGRRIFVRMMEDRTQQLTTAASVLASDFGLRQALMSSDQATIVSALNNHGARIGAAKMMLIGLDRRVLGETAARGSSGERAAFPFPHLIEDAERKGAASTIALIEHAPFQLVVVPVLAPVPVAWVMVAFSVDNKLAQDLGLLTGLDVSFSTWTRERGWNVAATTLRPAGTRALLGALGPPAGTAVPAIAPDLLGADFLLSGSVLGRENEAAVVAILQSSLRDAISRFDGLRVILLALAAFSLCATVAGSLWIARSISRPVSALAEFARRMERGEYDQGPPETRSDELGELAASFNRMRLAIAAREQQIKSMALQDALTGLPNRALFNERLQQALGLARRLAQPVSVLLIDLNRFKEVNDTLGHHVGDRLLCEVAERLRTVLVRASDTPARLGGDEFAVLLPTASEAMAEATARKILLAFEAPVFVEGRQLDVGGSIGIATFPEHGDDPIVLMSRADAAMYVAKRKRTGCAVYDVSFDTEAENHGRLSLTGELRQAVEEDQFVLYYQPRLDLASGAITGVEALVRWQHPVRGFVPPDQFIPFAEQTGCIREITQWVIGRAFEQCARWRAAGLALQVSINLSARDLLGPELPQRCAELLASHGASPQWFLLEITESAIVDDPTRALDTVTRLHEMGFSLSIDDFGTGYSSLAQLKRLPVAELKIDKSFVMDMARDPDDMTIVRSVIDLAHNMGLSVVAEGVETDEVRQLLYDMGCDYLQGYHICKPLPTEQLEPWLARDMALHSTTAKET is encoded by the coding sequence ATGGCAGCGCAACTACCCGGTTCCTGTTGTTCGTCCCGCCCCCTGCAGGCCGCCGGGGCTTTGCTGAAGCGGGCGCGCAGCGCGCTGCCGCAGCTGTTCGCCGGCCGCGTGAGCATGACGCGCTTCGTCGCGCATCAGGTCATCGTCTTCGTCGCGCTCCTGCTGGTGGCGATCCAGCTCGTGACCCTGGTTGCGCTGAACTGGGCGGTGTCGGAGAACGCACGGGAGTCGGTGCGCAAGGAAGTCGAAGTCGGTCGGCGGATCTTCGTGCGCATGATGGAGGATCGTACGCAGCAGCTGACCACGGCCGCGAGCGTGCTGGCCTCGGATTTCGGCCTGCGTCAGGCGCTGATGAGCAGCGACCAGGCGACCATCGTATCCGCGCTGAACAACCACGGCGCGCGCATCGGCGCCGCGAAGATGATGTTGATCGGGCTCGACCGGCGGGTGCTGGGTGAGACCGCGGCACGGGGCAGTAGCGGCGAGCGAGCGGCATTTCCGTTTCCGCACCTGATCGAGGACGCCGAACGCAAGGGTGCGGCTTCCACGATCGCGTTGATCGAACATGCGCCCTTCCAGCTCGTTGTCGTGCCGGTGCTGGCGCCGGTTCCGGTCGCGTGGGTGATGGTGGCGTTCAGCGTCGACAACAAGCTCGCGCAGGATCTCGGCCTGCTCACCGGCCTCGACGTCTCTTTCTCCACCTGGACGCGGGAGCGCGGCTGGAACGTTGCCGCGACGACGCTGCGGCCGGCAGGGACCCGCGCCCTGCTGGGCGCGCTCGGCCCGCCGGCGGGAACCGCCGTGCCGGCGATTGCTCCCGACCTGCTCGGCGCCGATTTCCTGCTTTCCGGTTCGGTCCTCGGCCGCGAGAACGAAGCTGCGGTCGTCGCCATCCTGCAGAGCTCGCTGCGCGACGCGATCTCGCGGTTCGACGGACTGCGCGTGATCCTGCTCGCACTCGCGGCCTTCAGCCTGTGCGCGACGGTGGCGGGCAGCCTGTGGATCGCGCGCAGCATTTCGCGGCCGGTGTCGGCACTGGCCGAATTCGCACGCCGCATGGAGCGCGGGGAGTACGACCAGGGACCGCCGGAAACGCGCTCCGACGAACTCGGCGAGCTCGCCGCCAGCTTCAACCGCATGCGGCTGGCGATCGCTGCGCGCGAGCAGCAGATCAAGTCGATGGCCCTGCAGGATGCGCTGACCGGCCTGCCCAACCGCGCGCTGTTCAACGAGCGCCTGCAGCAGGCGCTCGGACTCGCCCGCCGGCTCGCGCAACCGGTGAGCGTGCTGCTCATCGACCTGAACCGCTTCAAGGAGGTCAACGACACGCTCGGCCATCATGTTGGCGACCGCCTGCTGTGCGAAGTCGCCGAGCGCCTGCGTACGGTTCTCGTGCGCGCGTCCGATACGCCCGCCCGCCTTGGCGGCGACGAATTCGCGGTGCTGCTGCCCACGGCCAGCGAGGCGATGGCCGAGGCGACCGCGCGCAAGATCCTGCTGGCCTTCGAAGCGCCGGTATTCGTCGAAGGCCGGCAGCTCGACGTCGGCGGCAGCATCGGCATCGCGACCTTCCCCGAGCACGGCGACGACCCCATCGTGCTGATGAGCCGGGCCGACGCGGCGATGTACGTGGCGAAACGCAAGCGCACGGGCTGCGCGGTGTACGACGTCAGCTTCGACACGGAAGCCGAGAATCACGGCCGCCTGTCGCTCACCGGCGAACTGCGCCAGGCGGTCGAGGAAGACCAGTTCGTGCTGTATTACCAGCCACGCCTCGATCTCGCCAGCGGCGCGATCACCGGCGTCGAAGCGCTGGTGCGCTGGCAGCATCCGGTGCGCGGCTTCGTGCCGCCGGACCAGTTCATCCCCTTCGCCGAACAGACCGGCTGTATCCGCGAGATCACCCAGTGGGTGATCGGCCGCGCCTTCGAGCAGTGCGCCCGTTGGCGCGCAGCAGGGCTGGCGCTGCAGGTGTCGATCAACCTTTCCGCGCGCGACCTGCTCGGGCCCGAATTGCCGCAGCGCTGCGCAGAATTGCTCGCGAGCCATGGCGCCTCGCCGCAATGGTTCCTGCTCGAAATCACCGAGAGCGCGATCGTCGATGACCCGACGCGCGCGCTCGACACGGTGACGCGGCTGCACGAGATGGGATTCAGCCTGTCGATCGACGACTTCGGCACGGGCTACTCCTCGCTCGCACAGCTCAAGCGCCTGCCGGTGGCCGAACTGAAGATCGACAAGAGCTTCGTCATGGACATGGCGCGCGATCCCGACGACATGACGATCGTGCGCTCGGTGATCGATCTCGCCCACAACATGGGGCTGAGCGTGGTGGCCGAGGGCGTCGAGACGGACGAGGTGCGCCAACTGCTGTACGACATGGGCTGCGACTACCTGCAGGGCTATCACATCTGCAAGCCGCTGCCGACCGAGCAGCTCGAACCCTGGCTCGCGCGCGATATGGCGCTGCACAGCACGACGGCAAAGGAGACATGA
- a CDS encoding methylamine utilization protein, whose translation MNTRARLPAAPRVGGSKAAFGGLLALLVLALPAAPTAAGDIRATVRDRDGKPVADAVVVAVPAGGAAGAGSPPGVAEEDQRNKEFVPYVLPVQAGTRVHFPNNDNIRHHVYSFSPAKTFELPLYSGTPTSPVLFDKPGVVILGCNIHDWMVGYIYVSESPHFAKTGADGKATLGGLPGGDYTLRVWHPRLEGSEQATARPLAVPATGAVDAATTIVLTPDFRARRAPSPGRGGY comes from the coding sequence ATGAATACACGCGCACGCTTACCTGCTGCACCACGCGTCGGCGGATCAAAGGCCGCTTTCGGCGGCCTGCTTGCGCTGCTGGTGCTCGCATTGCCGGCAGCCCCCACCGCCGCGGGGGACATCCGCGCCACGGTGCGCGACCGCGACGGCAAACCCGTCGCCGATGCTGTGGTGGTCGCGGTTCCAGCCGGCGGCGCTGCGGGCGCTGGCTCCCCTCCGGGCGTCGCCGAGGAGGACCAGCGCAACAAGGAATTCGTGCCGTACGTGCTGCCGGTACAGGCCGGCACGCGGGTGCATTTCCCGAACAACGACAACATCCGGCACCACGTCTATTCGTTCTCGCCGGCCAAGACCTTCGAGCTGCCGCTCTACAGCGGCACGCCGACTTCGCCGGTGCTCTTCGACAAGCCGGGCGTCGTCATCCTGGGGTGCAACATCCACGACTGGATGGTCGGCTACATCTACGTGTCCGAAAGCCCGCATTTCGCGAAGACCGGGGCCGACGGCAAGGCGACGCTCGGCGGCCTGCCGGGCGGCGACTACACGCTGCGGGTGTGGCACCCGCGGCTCGAAGGCAGCGAGCAGGCGACCGCGCGGCCGCTCGCGGTGCCGGCGACCGGGGCGGTCGACGCGGCCACGACGATAGTGCTGACACCGGACTTCCGCGCCCGGCGCGCACCGTCGCCGGGCCGCGGCGGCTACTGA
- a CDS encoding aldehyde dehydrogenase family protein has translation MTILRDKLYIGGRWVAPAGSGLIDVIDPSDASVYARIPEGAPADAEAAIAAAHVAFDAWSRLSAAERAIYIERIAAGLEARRDELAAAIAHEVGMPLKMAGRFQVAGPVGSWKHYAKLAREFQWEERVGNSLVVREPIGVVGAITPWNFPLNQISLKVAPALAAGCTVVLKPSEVAPINAFILADVIAEAGLPPGVFNLVTGYGPVVGEVLASDPRVDMVSFTGSTRAGRRVAELAAATVKKVALELGGKSAAVILDDADLAAAVKGTVSNCLLNSGQTCSAHTRMLVPRAKLAQAAELAAAAAASFKVGPAFAEDSKLGPLVSDVQRERVVGYIRRGIAEGAKLVAGGPDAAPAGSGFFVAPTVLVVEDRNATVAQEEIFGPVLVILPHDGDEDAIALANDSIYGLGGGVWAGSDDHALAVARRIRSGQIDINGAPWNPRAPFGGFRQSGLGRENGVYGLEEFLEYKAIQLPQKA, from the coding sequence ATGACCATCCTGCGCGACAAACTCTACATCGGCGGCCGCTGGGTCGCCCCGGCCGGTTCCGGCCTCATCGACGTGATCGACCCGAGCGACGCCTCGGTCTACGCCCGCATCCCCGAGGGTGCCCCCGCCGACGCCGAAGCCGCCATCGCCGCGGCCCATGTCGCCTTCGATGCGTGGTCGCGCCTGTCCGCGGCCGAACGCGCCATATATATAGAGCGCATCGCCGCCGGACTGGAAGCGCGCCGCGACGAGCTCGCCGCCGCGATCGCCCACGAAGTCGGCATGCCGTTGAAGATGGCGGGGCGCTTCCAGGTCGCCGGGCCGGTCGGCAGCTGGAAGCACTACGCGAAGCTCGCGCGCGAGTTCCAGTGGGAAGAGCGCGTCGGCAACTCGCTCGTTGTGCGCGAGCCGATTGGCGTCGTCGGCGCGATCACGCCGTGGAACTTCCCCCTCAACCAGATCTCGCTGAAAGTCGCCCCGGCGCTCGCGGCCGGCTGCACGGTCGTGCTGAAACCCTCCGAAGTCGCGCCGATCAACGCCTTCATCCTCGCCGACGTCATCGCCGAGGCAGGCCTGCCCCCGGGCGTGTTCAACCTCGTCACCGGCTATGGCCCGGTCGTCGGCGAAGTCCTCGCGTCCGATCCGCGCGTCGACATGGTGTCCTTCACCGGCTCGACGCGCGCCGGCCGCCGTGTCGCCGAACTCGCCGCGGCGACGGTGAAGAAGGTCGCGCTGGAACTCGGCGGCAAGTCGGCCGCGGTGATCCTCGACGACGCCGATCTCGCCGCCGCGGTGAAGGGCACGGTGTCGAACTGCCTGCTGAACTCCGGCCAGACCTGCTCGGCGCACACGCGCATGCTGGTGCCGCGCGCGAAGCTCGCGCAGGCCGCCGAACTCGCGGCTGCGGCGGCGGCATCGTTCAAGGTCGGACCGGCCTTCGCGGAAGACAGCAAGCTCGGCCCGCTCGTTTCCGACGTGCAGCGCGAGCGCGTGGTCGGCTACATTCGCCGCGGCATCGCCGAGGGCGCGAAGCTCGTCGCCGGCGGCCCCGACGCGGCACCTGCAGGCAGCGGTTTCTTCGTCGCGCCGACCGTGCTCGTCGTCGAGGACCGCAATGCCACCGTCGCGCAGGAAGAAATCTTCGGCCCGGTGCTGGTGATCCTGCCGCACGACGGCGACGAAGACGCGATCGCCCTGGCGAACGATTCGATCTACGGCCTGGGTGGCGGCGTGTGGGCGGGCAGCGACGACCATGCGCTGGCGGTCGCGCGGCGCATCCGCAGCGGCCAGATCGACATCAACGGCGCGCCGTGGAATCCGCGTGCGCCTTTCGGCGGCTTCCGCCAGTCCGGCCTCGGCCGCGAGAACGGCGTCTACGGGCTGGAAGAATTCCTCGAATACAAGGCAATCCAGCTGCCGCAGAAGGCGTGA
- a CDS encoding sigma-54 dependent transcriptional regulator: MTPTLASPPNQRQALQVLIVEDDPNVRLGCEQAMQLAGIPVQAVASAEAGQRLVGPDFPGVVVTDMRLPGMDGMQLLRALIAQDAALPVIMITGHGDVTLAVEAMRSGAYDFIPKPFSPEHLVEVVRRALEKRALTMEVESLRRRLVHRDAIEGRLIGRSPQIEKVRRLLLELAGTSVDVLIVGETGTGKEMVARCLHDLSSRHAANYVALNCGGLPDSLIDSELFGHEAGAFTGAQKRRIGKIEHANGGTLFLDEVESMPMAVQIKLLRVLQERMVERLGSNALIPVACRVVAATKEDLRELADRQKFRADLYYRLNVARVELPPLRERREDIPLLLEHFMLHAAQVHQRAIPEVARDQMQQLMAHDWPGNVRELRNAAECLVLGLSRDFGSTPSPEARGASLAEAVENFERSLIAAELRRQNGNLARSSEALQIAKTTLHDKIRKYGLA; the protein is encoded by the coding sequence ATGACTCCCACCCTCGCGTCCCCACCGAATCAGCGCCAGGCGCTGCAGGTCCTCATCGTCGAGGACGACCCGAACGTGCGGCTCGGCTGCGAGCAGGCGATGCAGCTCGCCGGTATCCCGGTGCAGGCGGTCGCCTCGGCCGAAGCGGGGCAGCGCCTCGTCGGCCCGGATTTCCCCGGCGTCGTCGTTACCGACATGCGCCTGCCGGGCATGGACGGCATGCAGCTGCTGCGCGCGCTGATCGCACAGGATGCGGCGCTGCCGGTCATCATGATCACCGGCCACGGCGACGTGACGCTTGCCGTCGAGGCGATGAGGAGCGGCGCCTACGACTTCATCCCCAAGCCCTTCTCGCCCGAGCACCTCGTGGAGGTCGTGCGCCGCGCGTTGGAAAAGCGCGCGCTGACGATGGAAGTCGAGAGCCTGCGGCGTCGCCTCGTTCACCGCGACGCGATCGAAGGCCGCCTGATCGGGCGCTCGCCGCAGATCGAGAAGGTCCGGCGTCTGCTGCTGGAGCTTGCCGGCACCAGCGTCGATGTGCTGATCGTGGGCGAGACCGGCACCGGCAAGGAGATGGTCGCGCGCTGCCTGCACGACCTCAGCAGCCGCCACGCGGCAAACTACGTCGCGCTCAACTGCGGCGGCCTGCCCGACAGCCTCATCGACAGCGAGCTATTCGGTCACGAGGCCGGCGCCTTCACCGGCGCGCAGAAGCGCCGCATCGGCAAGATCGAGCATGCCAACGGCGGCACGCTCTTCCTCGACGAGGTCGAGTCGATGCCGATGGCGGTGCAGATCAAGCTCCTGCGCGTGCTGCAGGAGAGGATGGTCGAGCGCCTCGGCTCCAACGCGCTGATCCCGGTCGCGTGCCGCGTCGTCGCCGCGACCAAGGAAGACCTGCGCGAACTCGCCGACCGCCAGAAATTCCGCGCCGACCTGTACTACCGCCTCAACGTCGCGCGCGTCGAACTGCCGCCACTGCGCGAACGTCGCGAGGACATTCCGCTGTTGCTCGAACACTTCATGCTGCACGCCGCGCAAGTGCACCAGCGCGCCATCCCCGAGGTCGCGCGCGACCAGATGCAGCAGCTGATGGCGCACGACTGGCCCGGCAACGTGCGCGAACTGCGCAACGCAGCCGAATGCCTGGTGTTGGGCCTGAGCCGCGACTTCGGCTCGACGCCGTCGCCCGAAGCGCGCGGGGCGTCGCTGGCCGAAGCGGTCGAGAACTTCGAGCGCTCGCTGATCGCCGCGGAGCTGCGCCGGCAGAACGGCAACCTCGCGCGCAGCAGCGAGGCGCTGCAGATCGCTAAGACCACCCTGCACGACAAGATCCGCAAGTACGGCCTGGCGTAG
- a CDS encoding ATP-binding protein: protein MPPRPRLHVAVRLALVAACMLLAGVAAYQFSARVGLAALRADARHDLDLLATAVDGSVTRYEHLPSAVALSSEVIRLLRAGKDEFEPLQPAANHYLERLNSFFGGLAIFVLDTEGTVVASSDWIYSDNLLGQNQKLRSYFQAAVRGAPDRYYAIDETRNEAGYFFAQPIRDEGQDWRVVGVAVVKIGLAELERRWMPRNEPVLLADANGVVIVASVPDWKYTALRPLSGEVAAEIGATRRFADNVIRPFPVALGTTGPADATLVAFPEAPVLAGERRLKARDFLVETRLLSGTGWQLVTFADLRGRRADSLTDAALGAAATGCVLLLGLFLHQRRRTLKSRAEAQALLQKANAELEQKVGLRTADLTAANERLRAEVAERERAEQTLRAAQDELVQAAKLAVLGQLATGITHELTQPLGALRTLGGNAIEFMRRGDLATAQGNLEIMATLVDRMGEIIDPLKTYARKSPARPASVDVAHALRNALFLLDQKLRRAGVAVDNRCEPGRALAWCDQNRLEQVLVNLIGNAVDAMSESPVRTLRLEAEAVPSGRLLVRVIDSGPGLSEDAIAHVFEPFFTTKPVGVGLGLGLAISQDIVRDFGGDLAAANHPDGGAVFTLDLPTAGEQQA from the coding sequence ATGCCCCCGCGCCCACGCCTCCACGTCGCTGTCCGCCTTGCCCTGGTCGCCGCCTGCATGCTGCTGGCGGGCGTCGCGGCCTATCAATTCAGCGCCCGTGTCGGGCTGGCGGCCCTGCGCGCCGACGCGCGCCACGACCTCGACCTGCTGGCGACCGCCGTCGATGGTTCGGTCACGCGCTACGAGCATCTGCCCAGTGCCGTCGCGCTGAGCAGCGAGGTTATCCGCCTGCTGCGCGCGGGTAAGGACGAGTTTGAGCCGCTGCAGCCGGCGGCGAATCATTACCTCGAACGGCTCAACAGCTTCTTCGGCGGCCTCGCGATCTTCGTCCTCGACACCGAAGGCACCGTGGTCGCATCCAGCGACTGGATCTACTCCGACAACCTGCTCGGCCAGAACCAGAAGCTGCGCTCCTATTTCCAGGCCGCCGTGCGCGGCGCGCCGGACCGCTACTACGCGATCGACGAGACGCGCAACGAAGCGGGCTACTTCTTCGCCCAGCCGATCCGCGACGAAGGCCAGGACTGGCGCGTCGTCGGTGTGGCGGTCGTGAAGATCGGCCTTGCAGAACTCGAACGCCGCTGGATGCCGCGCAACGAGCCGGTGCTGCTTGCCGACGCGAACGGCGTGGTGATCGTCGCATCGGTGCCGGACTGGAAATACACCGCGCTGCGCCCGCTGAGCGGCGAAGTCGCCGCCGAGATCGGTGCGACGCGCCGCTTTGCCGACAACGTGATCCGTCCGTTCCCGGTCGCGCTCGGCACAACGGGCCCAGCCGACGCCACGCTCGTCGCTTTCCCCGAAGCGCCGGTGCTCGCCGGCGAGCGCCGCCTGAAGGCACGCGATTTCCTTGTCGAGACGCGCCTGCTGTCGGGCACCGGCTGGCAGCTCGTGACCTTCGCCGACCTGCGCGGGCGCCGCGCCGATTCTCTGACCGACGCCGCGCTGGGCGCCGCGGCGACGGGCTGCGTGTTGCTCCTCGGCCTCTTCCTGCACCAGCGCCGCCGCACGCTGAAGAGCCGCGCCGAAGCGCAGGCCCTGCTGCAGAAGGCGAACGCTGAACTGGAGCAGAAGGTCGGCCTGCGCACCGCCGACCTGACCGCCGCCAACGAGCGCCTGCGCGCCGAGGTCGCCGAGCGCGAGCGCGCCGAGCAGACCTTGCGCGCGGCGCAGGACGAACTCGTGCAGGCAGCCAAGCTTGCCGTGCTGGGCCAGCTCGCGACCGGCATCACGCACGAGCTCACCCAGCCGCTGGGCGCGCTGCGCACCCTCGGCGGAAACGCGATCGAGTTCATGCGCCGCGGCGACCTCGCGACTGCGCAGGGCAACCTGGAAATCATGGCGACGCTGGTCGATCGCATGGGCGAGATCATCGACCCGCTCAAGACGTACGCGCGCAAGTCGCCCGCGCGGCCCGCGTCCGTCGACGTCGCGCACGCGCTGCGCAATGCGCTGTTCCTGCTCGACCAGAAGCTGCGCCGCGCCGGCGTCGCGGTCGACAACCGCTGCGAGCCGGGCAGGGCGCTCGCATGGTGCGACCAGAACCGTCTCGAACAGGTGCTCGTGAACCTGATCGGCAACGCGGTCGACGCGATGAGCGAGAGTCCGGTGCGCACGCTGCGCCTGGAGGCCGAGGCAGTGCCATCCGGTCGGCTCCTCGTGCGCGTCATCGACAGCGGACCCGGCCTGTCGGAAGATGCGATTGCGCACGTCTTCGAGCCCTTCTTCACCACCAAGCCGGTCGGCGTCGGCCTCGGGCTGGGCCTCGCGATCTCGCAGGACATCGTCCGCGACTTCGGCGGCGACCTGGCCGCGGCCAACCATCCCGACGGCGGTGCCGTCTTCACGCTCGACCTGCCGACGGCCGGAGAACAACAGGCATGA